The genome window CATCGACAAAACTCTAAGGGTAATGAGCTATTTTGGGCAAGGATTTCCTAGCTTTATCACCGCCCTAATTTTATTGGTGGTAGCTCAAAATTTATCCCCCTTATTTCCCGTGGGAGGCATGACAAGTGTAAACCATAACCAACTATCCTTTTTCGGTAAAATTCTGGATATTGGTTGGCATATGATATTACCCACCATCGCCCTAAGTATTACCAGTTTTGCAGGATTACAACGATTAACCCGAGGGCAACTTTTAGATGTACTGCGCCAAGATTATATTCAAACCGCAAGGGCAAAAGGACTTCCTGAGAATCGAGTATTGTATGTTCATGCTTTGCGTAACGCCATTAACCCTCTCATCACTCTATTAGGATTTGAATTTGCTAGTTTGTTAGGTGGTGCATTCATCGCCGAGTTTTTCTTTAATTGGCCTGGATTGGGTAGGCTAATTTTACAAGCGGTACAGGCTCAGGATTTATATTTAGTTATGGCAAGTTTAATCATGGGGGCAACTATGTTAATTATCGGTAATTTAATGGCTGATTTATTGTTAAAATTTGTTGATCCTCGCATTAAGTTAGAAAACTTAGAGTAAATTTATAATTGATATTTTCATTTATTGAGTACAGGAAATTCACCATGGCGAAAAAAATATCTAAAGCATTTCGAGATTTACAAAGTTTACCAGCAACTAAAGTAAAAGGAAAACTAAAAATCAATCGTAAAAATAGTAACGATGAGCATTTAGATGCTTATGCACAAGAATTAAAGGCCATATATCCTGACAGGAAAATTATCAGAAGGAAAGATGGACAATTCAAAATTTCGGCAGTATTTTGGGATTTCTTAGAATCAGAAAAAGATTTAATTTATGAAGATATAGAAAAAGGACGTGCCATAGTAAGTATTGCCATAGCAGGGTGGAATCTAGCTCTATTACCAGAGGAAGAAAGGGAAAAAGAAATTCAAAGTTTAACGGTTACCAACGGTATTGAAAAAGATAATTCTGGCGATATTTTTTTTAGAGATTTAGTAAGAGACTTTGTAGAAAGAAAGTTAAAGTATTTTAATGATTTAGATGTGTTTATTTCTGATTTTCAACTACGAGAAGTAAATGGTGAGATGCGTCTTTCCATTGTTTCTATGGTGGGATGATTATATTTTAAAAATAATATAACAAAACACCATTTCATTAGCTCTAAATTTATAAAAATTAAATGATCAATATTCTTCAAGTTATTGCCCAAGAATTAGGGCTAAATATAAATCAAGTAAATAGTGCTTTAAACCTATTTTCAGAAGGGGCGACAATTCCCTTTATTGCCCGTTATCGTAAAGAAGTAACAGGCTCTCTCAATGAAATAGAATTAAGAAATATTGAAGAGCGTTTTAACTATTTACAAGAATTAGAAAATCGTAAACAAGTAATCCTAGAGGCGATCGCCCTTAAAAATCAACTCAGTGACTCATTAAAAGCCCAAATCACCGCCTGTTTACAAAAAAATGAACTTGAAGACCTTTATTTACCTTTCAAGACTAAACGGCGTACCCGTGCCACCATGGCAAAGGAAAAAGGATTAACCCCCCTTGCCGAATTAATCAAAGCTAAGAATCAACCCCAAACAAATAATTTTTCCCTAGAAAAAGAAGCCCAAAAATATCTAAATGACGAAGTAAAAACCATCGAAGAAGCTATCGCTGGGGCTGGGGATATACTAGCCGAAGAAATAGGAGAAAAAGCTAATTTAAGAGCTTACTTGAGGGAGTTTATTTTAAAGAATGGTTGGTTTACATCTAGCGTAAAAAAAGATTATGAAGAAGGTACAACTAAATATGAAATGTACCGTAACTTTCAAGGAAAACTAACTAAAATAGCCCCCCATAATATTCTTGCCTTATTTAGGGGGGAAAACGAAAAAATATTAAATGTAGATATTACTTTTGATGAAGAAAAAAGTCTTCATTATTTAGAATCAAAAATCATCAAAACTAAAGACAAAAGCCTAAAAAACTTTTATCAAGATACCATCAAAGATAGTTTTAACCGCCTCATGAAACCAGCTTTATTAAGGGAAGTAAGGGCAGAAAAAAAAGCATGGGCTGACGCTGAATCCATCAAAACCTTTGAAGCGAATTTACGGGAATTACTATTATCTGCCCCCGCAGGTATGAAACCCACCATGGCCATTGATCCCGGATTTCGTACGGGTTGTAAAGTAGCTATTCTCTCGGAAACAGGACAATTTTTGGACTATCAAGCCATATTTCCCCACACAGGGGAGCAAAAAAGACAGATTTCCACTAATACAATTCAAAATCTTATAAAAAAATATAGCATAGAATTGATTGCCATTGGAAATGGCACAGCAGGGAGAGAAACCGAGCAATTTATCGCCGAGGCGATCGCCCCTTTAAACCCTAAACCCATTAAGGTAATGGTCAACGAATCTGGGGCTTCCATCTATTCTGCCAGTGACATTGCCATCACCGAATTTCCTCATCTTGACATTACCGTACGGGGAGCTATTAGCATCGGTAGGAGATTACAAGACCCTTTAGCCGAATTAGTAAAAATTGACCCCAAATCCATCGGAGTAGGACAATATCAACATGACGTTGACCAAAAACTGCTCAAGAAAAAACTAGAAGAAACCGTAGAAAGTTGCGTTAACTATGTGGGAGTAGATTTAAACACCGCTTCCCAAGAATTACTCACCTTCGTTTCCGGCATTAACCCCACCATTGCCAACAATATCGTTAATTATCGCAACGAGCATGGGGCATTTAAAAGCCGTAAAGAATTGCTCAAGGTGAAAAAACTAGGGGCAAAAACCTTTGAATTGGCGGCAGGTTTCCTCAAAATTCAGGGGGGCAAAAATCCTTTAGATAATACAGCGGTACATCCCGAAAGTTATACCATCGTGGAAGCCATTGCCCAAGATATTAACATCTCCCTAGACCAAATTAATAAATTCAGTAACCATATTCACCAGTTAGACTTACGAAAATATGTCACCGATACCGTTGGTTTACCTACCCTAGAGGATATTCGCCAAGAATTAGAAAAACCAGGTAGAGATCCCCGTGCCGAATTTAAGTATGCTACTTTTAGGGAAGGTATCAACGAAATTAGTGACCTACAAGAGGGAATGGAGTTGGAAGGGGTTGT of Cyanobacterium sp. HL-69 contains these proteins:
- a CDS encoding peptide/nickel transport system permease protein; the protein is MTQNIPVKSFFFNENLIYVVKRLSQGLLTLLLASMLSFIIIQLAPGDYLDNLRQNPTISPETIDELQIRFGLDKPPLQQYLLWLRQVVTRFDFGESFVYSRSVSSLIIERIPATLLLAISSIIVTWAIALPLGIISAVNQNKPIDKTLRVMSYFGQGFPSFITALILLVVAQNLSPLFPVGGMTSVNHNQLSFFGKILDIGWHMILPTIALSITSFAGLQRLTRGQLLDVLRQDYIQTARAKGLPENRVLYVHALRNAINPLITLLGFEFASLLGGAFIAEFFFNWPGLGRLILQAVQAQDLYLVMASLIMGATMLIIGNLMADLLLKFVDPRIKLENLE